A single genomic interval of Oncorhynchus mykiss isolate Arlee chromosome 13, USDA_OmykA_1.1, whole genome shotgun sequence harbors:
- the LOC110486654 gene encoding leucine-rich repeat-containing protein 4B-like — protein sequence MRITTVTCLPCPSPLLLLLVQLLLRLLLSGPEFVEAASPCPTHCSCSNQASRVICTRQSLDGVPESISVNTRYLNLQENSIEVIKSDTFKHLRHLEILQLSKNKISQIEVGAFNGLPNLNTLELFDNRLTLVPSQAFEYLSKLRELWLRNNPIETLPGYAFHRVPSLRRLDLGELKKLDYISDAAFVGLVNLRYLNLGMCGLKDIPNLTALMRLEELELSGNRLEIIRPGSFQGLVSLRKLWLMHSQVKVIERNAFDDLKNLEELNLSHNSLHSLPHDLFTPLHQLERVHLNHNPWVCNCDVLWLSWWLKETVPSNTTCCARCHAPPGLKGRYIGELDQSHFTCYAPVIVEPPTDLNVTEGMAAELKCRTGTTMTSVNWLTPNGTLMTHGSYRVRISVLHDGTLNFTNVTLRDTGQYTCMVTNSAGNTTATAVLNVTAADVGVSYFTTVTVETVEPNEGPTVYAGVMNSHNESYVITPSGHQWRGGLPTTASSLSAWSLSSSRATRPTFTVPITAETGYSGLDDVMKTTKIIIGCFVAITFMAAVMLVVFYKLRKQHQLHKHHGPARAIEIINVEDEIGAGAGGRGSGISGGGTVSRDGGGGGGVGGGQSLRMHHPEMVNLPNLARQEHLNHYYKAHHFNNNMMGLGMGLNNNNNPSLSPCSQNQSTPNSCAQGPTSTSGGTPTGGSLPSPVPLPQLGIHSSLKGLMGKGQNPQIEPLLFKSGSKENVQETQI from the exons ATGCGCATCACCACGGTGACCTGCcttccctgcccctctcccctcctcctcctattggTCCAGCTGCTACTGCGGCTCCTCCTCTCTGGGCCAGAATTTGTAGAGGCCGCCTCCCCCTGTCCCACCCACTGCAGCTGCTCCAATCAGGCCAGTCGAGTCATCTGTACAAGACAGAGTCTGGATGGGGTGCCTGAGAGCATATCAGTCAACACACGATACCTCAACCTGCAGGAGAATTCAATAGAG gtTATCAAGTCAGACACCTTCAAGCACTTGAGGCACCTTGAGATCCTGCAGCTGTCTAAGAACAAAATCAGTCAGATTGAGGTGGGAGCATTCAATGGCCTGCCCAACCTCAATACGCTGGAGCTGTTCGACAACCGCCTCACCCTGGTCCCCTCACAGGCCTTCGAGTACCTCAGCAAGCTGCGGGAGCTGTGGTTACGGAACAACCCCATCGAGACGCTGCCGGGCTACGCCTTCCACCGCGTGCCCTCGCTGCGCCGGCTGGACCTGGGAGAGCTCAAGAAGCTGGACTACATCTCAGACGCCGCCTTCGTGGGCCTGGTCAATCTGCGCTACCTGAACCTGGGCATGTGTGGTCTGAAGGACATCCCCAACCTGACGGCCCTGATGCGTCTGGAGGAGCTGGAGCTGTCTGGGAACCGTCTGGAGATCATCCGGCCTGGCTCCTTCCAGGGCCTGGTGTCGCTCCGTAAGCTGTGGCTCATGCACTCGCAAGTGAAGGTCATCGAGCGCAACGCCTTTGACGACCTGAAGAACCTGGAGGAGCTCAACCTTTCACACAACTCCCTGCACTCGCTGCCCCATGACCTCTTCACCCCGCTGCACCAGCTGGAGCGGGTGCACCTCAACCACAACCCCTGGGTGTGCAACTGTGACGTGCTGTGGCTCAGCTGGTGGCTGAAGGAGACGGTGCCCAGTAACACTACGTGCTGCGCCCGCTGCCACGCTCCCCCCGGCCTGAAGGGCAGGTACATCGGGGAGCTGGACCAGAGCCACTTCACCTGCTACGCTCCCGTCATCGTGGAGCCGCCCACCGACCTCAACGTTACCGAGGGCATGGCTGCAGAGCTGAAGTGTCGCACGGGCACCACCATGACCTCGGTCAACTGGCTCACGCCCAACGGCACCCTGATGACCCACGGCTCCTACCGGGTCCGGATCTCCGTGTTGCACGACGGTACGCTCAACTTTACCAACGTCACGCTGAGGGACACGGGTCAGTACACCTGCATGGTGACCAACTCGGCTGGCAACACCACGGCAACCGCCGTGCTTAATGTCACTGCCGCCGACGTTGGCGTCAGCTACTTCACTACTGTCACCGTGGAGACGGTGGAGCCCAACGAGGGCCCGACAGTCTACGCGGGCGTCATGAACAGCCATAACGAGTCATACGTCATTACCCCGTCTGGCCACCAGTGGAGGGGGGGGCTCCCTACTACTGCCTCCTCCCTGTCAGCCTGGTCCTTGTCCTCGTCCCGGGCCACCCGGCCCACCTTTACTGTGCCCATCACTGCCGAAACGGGCTATTCTGGCCTTGATGACGTGATGAAGACCACCAAGATCATCATTGGCTGCTTTGTGGCCATTACCTTCATGGCAGCCGTGATGCTGGTGGTCTTCTACAAGCTGAGGAAGCAGCACCAGCTGCACAAGCACCACGGCCCCGCCCGCGCCATCGAGATCATCAACGTAGAGGACGAGATTGGCGCAGGTGCTGGTGGACGCGGGAGCGGCATCTCAGGGGGCGGCACCGTCTCTCGGGATGGAGGCGGAgggggaggagtaggaggagggcaGAGCCTGAGGATGCATCACCCGGAGATGGTCAACCTGCCCAACCTGGCCAGACAGGAACACCTCAACCACTACTACAAGGCCCACCACTTCAACAACAACATGATGGGCCTGGGCATgggcctcaacaacaacaacaacccctccctctccccctgttccCAGAACCAGAGCACCCCCAACTCCTGCGCACAGGGGCCCACCTCCACCAGTGGTGGCACCCCCACGGGTGGCTCGCTGCCCTCCCCTGTGCCCCTGCCCCAGCTGGGCATCCATAGCTCTCTGAAGGGGCTCATGGGGAAAGGCCAGAACCCTCAGATCGAGCCTCTGCTCTTCAAGAGTGGCTCCAAGGAGAATGTGCAAGAGACTCAgatctga